A region of Paramormyrops kingsleyae isolate MSU_618 chromosome 17, PKINGS_0.4, whole genome shotgun sequence DNA encodes the following proteins:
- the irs1 gene encoding insulin receptor substrate 1-B, which yields MANPVTEQGCFSDVRKVGYLRKPKSMHKRFFVLRIATVSGPSRLEYYENEKKWNQKAGAPKRSILLHNCFNINKRVDSKNKYLIALYTKDEYFAVAADSEQEQDLWYEALVDLHNRGKIYAPFGNSITVEDYGEATPGPAFKDVWQVILKPKGLGQIKNLVGIYRLCLTNKTISFVKLNSDAAAVVLQLMNIRRCGHSENFFFIEVGRSAVTGSGEFWMQVDDSVVAQNMHETILEAMKAMSEEFRPRSKSQSSNCSNPISVPLRRHHHNNPPPSQVGLSRRSRAESLTAGSPAFSGKHSHSFRVRASSDGEGTMSRPASVDGSPGSPITARTHPHRPRGSSRLHPPLSHSRSTPMPAACCSPSATSPVSLSSSSTSGHGSTSDGLYPRRSSTSVSGSPSDGDFISSDEYGSSPCDFRGSFHSVTPDSIEHTPPAREEELSSYICMATAGLQLNGYSGHFQSCCSESCTAEPEKGFRKRTHSSGALVNTTCYQKNPSQDSAGSYTVMMPIHQCIRMPIDRQSAFAATDSYPEQDLQTDASAIGHKDDGYMPMSPGVVPQPSKSNEYMPMSPRNVSAPQQIISAHPVSLMHGYMMMSPSGSCSPETKYSKIWTNGTDPKLSVESNDGEVAFGDYMNMYPASYSSKSSLADCCFHPLEEPCNPLNSYHSLPRSFRHRDRQHHQTPRPLSVISVQLEESSSSSASSDSLGGRNGGQQIVTPTKVEFLGQPKRPTHLFLENCKAGTLPRARENTFPNEPKSPGEYVHIDFNDQSSTASLVSLLPVCLDGSCERSEQQFSEYMNTELGSGSNLCRSDKILASADQPTIVEAPSLSVLGSDDLQSSDYVSMQLRSTCVNHAEEHLILRNPKMDRSAPEAPSNIISPRHEGVALNGFPGMMNQTSGLGAFTRVSSSSNQKQGTRVIRVDPQGQCRHGSETFSSTAVACGIMAPFSMQNGKCDSSASFENVWLKPCELATQEKNGMSCETGPSPQDSLNYIYLDLLKDQNPLELNSQIAKPLDSQNGNNSDLNVYASITFEK from the coding sequence ATGGCAAATCCAGTTACAGAACAGGGTTGTTTTTCAGACGTGAGAAAGGTGGGCTATTTAAGGAAGCCTAAAAGCATGCACAAGAGATTTTTTGTTCTGCGGATTGCCACTGTATCAGGACCTTCTAGACTGGAATATtatgaaaatgagaaaaaatgGAACCAGAAGGCTGGGGCTCCCAAAAGGTCAATTTTACTACATAACtgttttaatattaacaaaAGAGTAGATTCCAAAAACAAGTATTTAATCGCTCTGTACACTAAGGATGAGTATTTTGCAGTTGCAGCTGATAGTGAGCAAGAGCAGGATCTGTGGTATGAGGCACTAGTTGACCTGCATAACAGAGGGAAGATCTATGCACCTTTTGGGAACAGCATAACTGTGGAGGACTATGGAGAGGCCACCCCCGGACCTGCTTTCAAAGACGTCTGGCAAGTTATTTTAAAACCCAAGGGCTTAGGACAAATAAAGAATTTGGTTGGGATTTACAGACTGTGtctgacaaataaaacaatcaGCTTTGTGAAACTTAACTCCGATGCTGCAGCTGTCGTGCTTCAGTTAATGAACATTAGGCGCTGTGGTCActctgagaatttttttttcatagaaGTAGGACGATCTGCTGTTACGGGATCCGGAGAGTTTTGGATGCAGGTGGATGACTCTGTTGTTGCGCAAAATATGCACGAAACAATCTTGGAGGCAATGAAAGCCATGAGTGAAGAGTTTCGTCCTCGGAGTAAAAGTCAGTCCTCCAACTGTTCCAATCCCATTTCCGTTCCACTGAGAAGGCATCATCACAAcaacccaccccccagccaggtgGGACTCAGCCGAAGGTCCCGGGCAGAGAGCCTCACAGCCGGTTCACCTGCCTTTTCAGGAAAACACAGTCACTCTTTTAGGGTGCGGGCTTCCAGTGATGGCGAGGGAACCATGTCCCGCCCTGCATCAGTGGACGGGAGTCCAGGAAGTCCGATTACTGCCCGGACCCACCCTCACCGCCCTAGAGGTTCCTCTAGGCTCCACCCACCTCTCAGCCATAGTCGCTCCACTCCCATGCCTGCTGCCTGCTGTTCCCCTTCTGCTACTAGTCCAGTCAGCCTTTCATCCAGCAGTACTAGTGGCCATGGTTCTACCTCTGATGGCTTATACCCACGTCGCTCCAGCACCTCAGTTTCTGGGTCTCCTAGTGATGGGGACTTCATCTCTTCTGACGAATACGGATCAAGTCCCTGTGACTTCAGGGGCTCATTTCATAGTGTCACGCCAGATTCCATAGAGCACACACCTCCTGCCAGAGAGGAGGAACTCAGTAGCTACATATGTATGGCAACAGCTGGCCTGCAGTTGAATGGATATAGTGGACATTTTCAGTCTTGTTGTTCAGAGTCTTGCACAGCGGAGCCAGAGAAAGGCTTCAGGAAGAGGACACACTCTTCAGGTGCCTTAGTCAATACTACCTGCTACCAGAAGAACCCCTCTCAGGATTCTGCAGGTTCAtatacagtaatgatgccaataCACCAGTGCATCAGAATGCCCATCGATAGACAATCAGCATTTGCAGCCACAGATTCATACCCTGAGCAGGATCTGCAAACAGATGCTAGTGCTATAGGTCACAAGGATGATGGGTATATGCCCATGTCCCCAGGTGTGGTTCCTCAGCCTTCTAAAAGTAATGAGTACATGCCCATGAGCCCTCGAAATGTGTCGGCACCTCAGCAAATTATCAGTGCCCACCCTGTCTCATTAATGCATGGCTATATGATGATGTCACCCAGTGGAAGTTGTTCCCCAGAGACAAAGTACAGCAAAATCTGGACTAACGGGACCGATCCCAAACTCTCAGTGGAGAGTAACGATGGAGAGGTGGCCTTTGGAGATTATATGAACATGTATCCAGCTAGTTACTCCAGCAAAAGTTCTCTGGCAGACTGTTGCTTCCACCCATTGGAGGAGCCATGCAATCCTCTTAATTCTTACCACTCCCTGCCTCGCTCTTTTAGGCATAGAGATAGACAACACCATCAGACACCCCGGCCCTTGTCTGTCATTTCTGTCCAGTTGGAAgagtcttcctcttcctctgctAGTAGTGACAGTCTCGGGGGACGAAATGGTGGGCAACAAATAGTCACACCCACAAAGGTAGAATTTTTGGGCCAACCGAAACGACCAACTCACCTTTTTCTAGAAAACTGCAAAGCCGGTACGCTTCCACGTGCCAGGGAAAACACCTTCCCAAATGAACCTAAAAGCCCAGGAGAATATGtccacattgacttcaatgatCAGTCCTCCACAGCAAGCCTGGTGTCCCTcctacctgtgtgtttagatgGTAGCTGTGAGAGATCTGAGCAACAATTTTCTGAGTACATGAATACAGAACTGGGTTCTGGCAGTAATCTTTGCCGTTCAGACAAAATATTGGCTTCTGCAGATCAGCCAACCATTGTAGAAGCTCCTTCCCTTTCTGTTCTTGGCAGTGATGACTTACAGAGCAGCGATTATGTCAGTATGCAGTTGAGATCCACTTGTGTGAACCACGCTGAGGAACATCTGATTCTCAGAAACCCCAAAATGGACAGGTCTGCTCCTGAAGCCCCATCAAACATTATATCACCCAGGCATGAAGGTGTAGCATTGAATGGGTTTCCTGGGATGATGAACCAAACATCTGGCTTAGGTGCTTTCACCAGAGTGAGTTCCAGCTCCAACCAAAAGCAGGGTACCAGAGTCATTCGAGTGGATCCACAGGGCCAGTGTCGACATGGTTCTGAGACCTTTTCATCAACAGCAGTGGCATGTGGTATAATGGCACCATTCAGCATGCAAAACGGGAAGTGCGACAGCTCTGCATCCTTTGAAAATGTTTGGTTAAAACCCTGTGAGTTGGCAACTCAAGAAAAAAATGGCATGTCTTGTGAGACTGGACCTTCTCCCCAGGATAGccttaattacatttatttggaCCTACTCAAAGATCAAAACCCTCTGGAGTTAAACTCTCAAATAGCCAAACCTTTGGATTCACAGAATGGCAATAACTCTGATTTAAACGTGTATGCAAGCATTACTTTTGAGAAGTAG